A genomic segment from Cyprinus carpio isolate SPL01 chromosome A4, ASM1834038v1, whole genome shotgun sequence encodes:
- the LOC109061744 gene encoding nuclear-interacting partner of ALK-like: MAALGSRENRSENGEKQSKNPLVSPLKVRELLNEGVASEDVVLNCSQQDPNTLSPDDLGKAPCEAASKEAFFNRVESYSCLKWAGKPRALSPLRCARYGWINVDCDMLKCSSCQAFLCASIQATLDFQKYEGRISELLQQLQTQHEKFCSWPDCPCPDRFWMVPINEPTVLLSAFLDRFKSACLLEQQLPAMKPEQLKAMTLTEDVISVLLQLIEDEQVKQCGSPTKVSSDPLPVQVAACIVALCGWAASPSLQAMNLPILTCSYCMRKVGMWSFFQMEMVSESENPPQSPTSPAALTPSQGTSGEKGMPTSPSQSPTPCRMKLRSQDPTRSEQMESTPSPLVLHTRNRDSPIPHEEFPSPLSRGKRPMTRRRGQGENLAVDVPSSPQRKTKRPRLSSASGPEGPMHRNVFDPVAQHRDWCPWVSVEREEGNLDGSVFVGSEAELPQPGWKAVLTLFLSMKRSLSPVGASPSQGPHDKSKRVFSIFRQWQVSSPSQ, encoded by the exons ATGGCGGCGCTCGGCAGCCGTGAAAATCGCTCAGAAAACGgcgaaaaacaaagcaaaaatccACTCGTGTCTCCCCTGAAAGTGCGAGAACTTCTTAACGAAGGGGTCGCTTCGGAAGACGTCGTGTTAAATTG TTCACAGCAGGATCCAAACACACTGTCTCCAGATGACCTCGGGAAAGCTCCTTGTGAGGCAGCAAGCAAAGAAGCGTTTTTCAACAGAGTGGAATCCTACTCA TGTCTCAAATGGGCCGGAAAGCCCCGTGCGCTCTCGCCGCTAAGATGTGCACGGTACGGCTGGATCAATGTAGACTGTGACATGCTGAAGTGTTCTAGTTGCCAGGCTTTCCTCTGTGCATCAATCCAAGCAACCTTGGACTTCCAGAAAT ATGAAGGACGGATATCAGAGTTGCTACAGCAGCTTCAAACACAACACGAGAAATTCTGTTCCTGGCCGGATTGTCCATGTCCAG atCGCTTCTGGATGGTTCCTATTAATGAGCCTACTGTATTACTCAGTGCCTTTCTAGACCGTTTCAAAAGTGCTTGCCTTCTAGAACAGCAGCTGCCTGCAATGAAACCAGAGCAACTTAAGGCCATg aCCTTGACTGAAGATGTAATAAGTGTTCTCCTACAGCTGATTGAAGATGAACAAGTGAAGCAGTGTGGTTCTCCTACTAAGGTCTCATCAGATCCGCTCCCTGTACAGGTGGCAGCATGTATCGTAGCTCTTTGTGGTTGGGCAGCCAG CCCGTCACTCCAAGCTATGAATCTGCCCATCCTCACTTGTTCGTACTGCATGAGAAAGGTGGGAATGTGGAGCTTTTTTCAAATGGAGATGGTTTCAGAGAGCGAAAATCCTCCGCAGTCTCCAACATCTCCTGCTGCCTTGACTCCATCTCAAGGCACAAGTGGGGAAAAGGGGATGCCCACCTCACCATCCCAGTCCCCCACTCCATGTCGCATGAAGCTGCGTAGTCAAGACCCCACACGCTCTGAACAG ATGGAGAGTACACCATCCCCACTGGTCCTCCACACTAGAAACAGGGACTCGCCTATTCCACATGAGGAGTTTCCCAGCCCCCTGTCCAGGGGCAAGAGACCCATGACTCGCAGAAGGGGCCAAGGAGAAAACCTGGCTGTGGATGTGCCCTCTAGTCCACAGCGAAAGACAAAACGCCCACGTCTCTCCTCTGCCAGTGGCCCT gAAGGGCCAATGCACAGAAATGTTTTTGACCCAGTAGCCCAGCACAGAGACTGGTGTCCTTGGGTGAGTGTGGAAAGAGAGGAGGGCAATCTAGATGGCTCTGTCTTTGTTGGCTCTGAGGCTGAGCTCCCTCAGCCTGGCTGGAAAGCGGTGCTTACTCTGTTTCTATCCATGAAGAGAAGCCTCAGTCCAGTAGGGGCTAGTCCATCCCAG ggTCCTCATGATAAATCAAAAAGGGTGTTTTCGATATTCCGACAGTGGCAGGTATCTTCCCCGTCCCAGTAA